Proteins from a single region of Geothrix sp. PMB-07:
- a CDS encoding helix-turn-helix domain-containing protein, which translates to MRTAAAREPGLPTRIQILVDLAGGFARLASLSGLSHKALSDWARSIREPHPAQVVRLAEGCGVDPTWLRTGDGDAPKRVGPVVQVSSPAGPPRASELAEAIDLAVEDVPPTAVVLTALGAGTVLSVDPDWANSIGLGGGGISWVCTDRTASPIVQVGQPVLAAPVYEPETALALNPDSVWVVSSAGRILLRRIQATDSGVVLSTIGAEPRNEITTPDAFRILGRAEWSGVRL; encoded by the coding sequence ATCCAGATCCTCGTGGATTTAGCTGGTGGTTTCGCCCGCCTAGCGTCCCTGTCTGGGCTCAGCCACAAGGCCCTCTCCGACTGGGCCAGGAGCATTCGAGAACCTCATCCCGCCCAAGTAGTGCGGCTGGCAGAAGGTTGTGGCGTTGACCCCACCTGGCTCAGAACAGGAGACGGGGACGCGCCGAAACGCGTTGGCCCGGTGGTCCAGGTGTCATCACCAGCAGGGCCTCCACGCGCCTCCGAATTGGCCGAAGCAATTGACCTAGCGGTAGAAGATGTCCCACCTACTGCGGTAGTTCTCACCGCCCTGGGGGCCGGCACAGTGCTCTCTGTCGACCCCGACTGGGCCAATTCGATTGGCCTCGGCGGAGGTGGAATTTCTTGGGTCTGCACCGATCGAACGGCTTCGCCAATTGTTCAAGTCGGGCAGCCCGTTCTTGCGGCGCCTGTTTACGAGCCCGAAACAGCGTTGGCATTGAATCCTGATTCAGTCTGGGTTGTGAGTAGTGCGGGCAGAATTCTCCTGCGTCGAATCCAGGCGACAGATTCAGGAGTCGTTCTCTCCACGATTGGTGCTGAACCACGCAACGAAATCACAACTCCAGATGCATTCCGTATCCTCGGGCGGGCCGAGTGGTCAGGGGTTCGTCTGTGA
- a CDS encoding tyrosine-type recombinase/integrase, translating to MSGYVDGLRLHKNKDGEIWYYKFEFKSETYHGSTRCTSWRDAKAFLEALKTDLRDKAKRGALSPLSLPSLDQIHDDWLESVKPIFSERHLKSFDSWWRLHIQPQLGKLPLNKLTTDVVEKVRAKYITDGGSKGGSNSLLKVLKTIVRHAIKRRIIVALPYEVEALQVQRNPRPVLPAEIIGKFLSEIDRSRNPNVCGIIRLMVGLGLRESEALAARWEHLDLRAQTYRPAKTKSGKSPVLPVPDWLAAYLKPLKAKKIEGWMFPSEDGEPHRFGYTRKAIDRAGRKVGIADLSPHRLRATFATLHVEAGTALPKVQRMLGHSDIKTTMIYVEDSLVGLREAAAAVAKSMGFEVDSKSRAVRKGKPKPGKSPGKDKK from the coding sequence GTGAGTGGGTATGTAGATGGGCTAAGGCTCCACAAGAACAAAGATGGCGAGATTTGGTACTACAAGTTCGAATTCAAAAGCGAGACGTATCACGGCTCAACGAGGTGCACTTCATGGCGCGACGCGAAGGCGTTTCTTGAGGCACTGAAAACCGACCTTCGCGACAAGGCAAAACGTGGTGCACTTTCACCCCTTTCCCTACCCTCTCTCGATCAGATCCATGACGACTGGCTTGAGTCCGTAAAGCCAATCTTTTCTGAGAGACATCTAAAGAGCTTCGACTCGTGGTGGCGGCTTCACATCCAGCCCCAACTAGGAAAACTTCCTCTAAACAAACTCACCACAGATGTCGTGGAAAAAGTGAGGGCGAAATACATCACAGACGGGGGCTCGAAGGGCGGCTCCAACAGCCTGCTCAAGGTGCTCAAGACCATCGTACGCCACGCCATCAAGCGGCGAATAATCGTGGCCCTGCCCTACGAAGTCGAAGCGCTTCAGGTTCAGCGCAATCCCCGACCAGTTTTGCCCGCGGAAATCATTGGCAAATTTCTGTCCGAAATCGACCGCTCCAGGAACCCGAATGTCTGCGGAATCATTCGGCTGATGGTCGGCCTTGGCCTTCGCGAAAGCGAGGCCCTGGCGGCGCGCTGGGAGCACCTGGATTTACGCGCGCAGACCTACCGTCCAGCGAAGACCAAATCAGGCAAGTCGCCCGTGCTCCCTGTTCCCGATTGGTTGGCGGCATATTTGAAGCCACTGAAGGCCAAGAAGATCGAGGGCTGGATGTTCCCCTCGGAGGACGGAGAACCCCACAGGTTCGGCTATACGCGGAAGGCCATCGATAGAGCTGGCCGGAAGGTCGGAATCGCGGACCTGAGCCCCCATCGTTTGAGGGCTACGTTTGCGACACTTCACGTAGAAGCGGGCACCGCACTTCCCAAGGTTCAGCGAATGCTCGGCCACTCCGACATCAAAACCACCATGATCTACGTGGAAGACAGCTTGGTGGGCCTGCGCGAGGCCGCTGCCGCGGTGGCGAAAAGCATGGGCTTCGAGGTAGACTCGAAGAGCAGGGCAGTCAGGAAAGGGAAACCGAAACCTGGCAAAAGTCCTGGCAAAGACAAGAAGTGA